The genomic stretch CACAAGGTCAAAAGCAATTATTAACAATTGCTCGAGCAATTTTGGCAGACCCTGAAATATTAATTTTAGATGAAGCAACGAGTAGTGTTGATACTAGAACTGAAGCTTTAATACAAAAGGCAATGGATAATCTGATGAAGGGAAGAACAAGTTTTGTAATTGCCCATCGATTATCGACGATTCGAAATGCAGATTTAATCCTTTGTATGAAGGATGGAGATATTGTTGAACAAGGTACTCATGACGAGTTAATGGAAAAAGAAGGTTTCTATGCAAATCTTTATAATAGTCAATTTGAAATAATAAGTTAAAAAATATGTCCGATAAAATTGAAACTGGTTGATTTTATCGGATTATTTTTTGTTTTTAAGATTTAATACTAAAGGAGAAAGTTTTTATGTTTGATCCAACTGCTTTTGATAATATGAAGGTTATATTAGAAGGGCTTATTTATGATAAAGATTTAGATGGAGAATATGAAATAATTGATCGAAATGATTATGTTAATCTTTCAAAAATGGATCGACTGTTCTCAATCCAATATAAAAAATTTAGTAAGCTGTCCTATACAACAAGTTGTAAAATTACGATGAGTACTACGGCAAGTGATTTATTTAATGAATTAATCAATGGAAATACTGATGTAGGCTGTTTTATAGAATTTGAATTTTTCCTACCTAAAACAATGGAAATTGAAATTATTCAAAGAAGTCTCCTTTTATTTCAAAATAAAACAAATGAACAATATACGCCGTTTTATAACATTAAACAATCCATTTTAGACAAAAATAAGATTGAATCATCTGTAAACATAAAATTTAAAGCAAAAATGACTGAAGATGACTTTGATAAGATAGAAGAATTGGTACATATAGCAGAAATAATGTTACAATGGTACGATGAGCAAACATTAAAGGAGATTTAAATGGAACATTTTCAATTACTAGAACAAACAATACTAAAAATAAAAGCAAATAATATTACGAAATGGACAGCAGTTCAAGAGGAATCAATCCCGGCTATTTTAGAGGGTAATGATGTAATAGCACAATCTCCGACTGGTACTGGTAAGACGCTTGCGTATGTTTTACCGTTGATTAATAAAATCGATGAAAAAGAAGAAAACCCACAAGTTGTAATAATGGCCCCGACTCGTGAGCTTGTTATGCAAATTTTTCAAGTTGTACAAGACTATACACAAAATACAAATATTAAGACCGCTTCTATAGTTGGAGGAGCAGACGTTAAACGTCAAATCGAAAAATTAAAACAAAAACCAAAAATTATTGTTGGTTCACCTGGACGAATCTCCCAATTAATTAAACAAAAAAAATTAAAAATGCATTGTGTTAAAACAATCGTATTTGATGAAGTAGATGAATTAATTAAAACGGATGATCAAAAAGACTTACCACAAATCGTCAAAGCTACAATGAAAGATCGCCAGCTGTTATTTTTATCTGCAACAATCACTCCTGGGGCAATGAAATTTGCAAAGGAAACAAGTTCAAATTTAAAAGAAATATCGATTGAACAAAGCTTAGAGGGTAATATCATCCATGGCTATATTCCATGTGAAGAAAGAGAAAAATTAGAGTTACTTAGAAGAATTGGTTCTGTTCAAAATATGAAAGCACTTGTATTTAGTAATGAGCCATTTAAACTTGAAGGTTACGCATCTAAATTAAACTTTAGAGGAGTTAAAACAGCGGTTCTTCATTCGAAACTAGGGAAAATGGAAAGAAGCCGAGTTTTAAAAGACCTTCAAACTGGTAAAATCACTTTACTATTTTCAACAGATGTAGCAGCGCGTGGTATTGATTTACAAGATTTACCATACGTCATTACACTTGATGTGCCAGAAAAAGTTGAACAGTATACTCATCGAAGTGGTCGTGTCGGAAGAATGGGTAAACAAGGTACTGTTATTAACTTAACAACACCTCGTGAGAAAAAGCATTTATTTACCCTTAGAGGAACTCAAAAATTGTATTTTGAACAACTAATGGTATCGCATGGTGAAGTACAAAAATACGTAATGAAAGAGAACTCAACTGACGAAAAAAGAACGAAACCTACTTCAAATCCAACTAAAAAAGCTGATTCAAGTAAAAAGAAACCAGTGAAAAAATTTAAAAAATAAATTAAAAACTTCAGCTAAACGGCTGAAGTTTTTTAGTGTATTGAAATATAAAATAGACAATAGATAATATGTTACTAAGCGATCTATTTGATATTAAATTTCTTTTAAAGTGACGTTATTTAATTGTTTTAATCGGTTTTTATTTTGTGCAATGCAAACATGCTTTAGTAATGGATATTATCTAGAATGTAGAGATGTTAATCGTTTGAAGAAGAACTTCAACTATTGGTCTTTATGTAAACGATTTATCAATATTAGAAAAATAACCGAGTATTAGTTTCTACTTTTCTCTAAGTGAAAAGGATTGTTAAGTTGCTTTATTGTATGCTTCTTTTTTTAAAGTAGTTGATTGGAACGGAGGGGTTCTCGACTCCTATGGGAGATGCGGGAAGGCTGAGACCCCGGAGGCAAAGCCGAGGAGGCTCAGGTCTCGCCCCATGGAAAGCAAGAATCCTGTAGTGGAAATCAGCCACATACCTCTTTCTTTACATAGGAAAAATTATTGGTTGACAAGTTTTTTTCATTTATGCATTTCCATCCATAGCAAGTACTAATCCCATAGCTGAAACTTCTAAATCCAATTTAATAATCTGGAAAACAGGATGACTCTCATTTATATTTTTATTTTGAAGATCTTGTTTTACTTCTTTAAATAATGAATCTGATAAAATCCTACTTTTCACATAAAAAGGCTTATCTTTATTTTCTTCAATCGTAGATGTAGTTAGGTCTATAAAACGATCTAAATATACTTTTAAAGACTCATAAACGAATTTAGTATCTCTAGTTAATCCATAATGACCGAAGCAAATAGCTTCTGGCTTAAATGCTTGAATTTTTCTAGATGAATCAAGTGTTGCTTCGTATGAAAACTGATTAGGAGATGTTGATGGTAAAATAAAAGTACCTATTTCCTGTTGAAGCTGTGGATAATAGATCCCTAATGTGTCACCTGTATACATAAATTTACTAGTAGAATCAAAAATTGAAATATGGTGATTAGCATGACCAGGAGTAAATAAAAATGTTAGTTTACGGTTATTACCAATAACAAGCTCCTCGCCATCGGCTACTTGATAAATTTGAGAAGACTTAATTGGAAGAATAGGATTAAAAAATCGATCAAAATCTTCTCCATATACTTGTTTTGCACTTGCAATTAATTTTGTTGGATCTTCCAAATGTCTTGCGCCTTTAGGATGTACATAAAGCGTTGCATTAGGGCATTTTTCCATTAATACACCAGCGCCACCTGAGTGATCCAAATGAATATGTGTTACGATTACATTTTTTATCTTGTCAAATGAAATTTGTAACTCTTTTAACCCTGCCACTAAATGCTCATGAGAAGGAGTTGCACTAGTTTCAATGATTGTAATATCTTCATCTAAAATAACATAGCAACCTGTTCGTTCTGGAAATGATAAATCATATAAATCAATTAAATATGTATTAAAGCCTAAATCTTGCATACTCTTACCTCCGTTCTTTTCTAAAAAGGTGAAGAAATAAATTGGTTTAATTTAACGATCATTTTAATTTTAATACGATTGAAGAATTTTTTCAAAATATAGTATTTAAGATTAGACTTTTTGATGGAAAATACTTACTATAAAATTATATGGAAGCAGGAGGAATGTAAAATGGGTATTTATGATTTTCAAGTAAAAGATAGCAAAGGCGAAACAGTTTCACTTTCTGATTATAAAGATCAAGTCATTATTGTTGTAAATACTGCAAGTGCTTGTGGATATACTCCTCAATATAAAGATTTACAAGCATTATATGAAGAATATAAAGAACAAGGTTTAGTTATTCTAGGTTTTCCATGCAATCAATTTATGAATCAAGAACCAGGTTCAAACGAAGAAATTCAAAGTTTTTGTGAATTAAATTATGGTGTGTCATTCCCTGTTTTTGGTAAAATTGAAGTAAATGGAGATAAAGCAGATCCATTATTTAAATATTTAAGTTCAGAAGCTCCGGGCATTATGGGATTAAAATCAATTAAATGGAATTTTACAAAATTTATTATTGATAAAAACGGTAAAGTAATCGAACGCTTTGCACCACAAACAAATCCTCAAGAGCTAAGACCGACACTCGAGAAATTATTGAAAGCTTAAACTTGTGAAAAGATTTAAGGAGATTATATTGGATTTTGCCAATAGAAAAAACCTTCATTTGAAATGAAGGTTTTTTTTACATAGTAAGTAAGAAAAAATAAATTGTTAAATGTGATTGGGCATCGCTTGGTCTGCTCAGTCAATGCCTTCTTTCGCACTTCTCTTCTGATAGTTGATTTTTAAGAAGTCATTTTGAATTCTGTAGGTAAATCGTGTTTGATCGTAACGCATGCCAGATTTGAATAAGAGTCCTAAAGGTTGTCTAAATCGACAACCTTTTTAAAGTTCAAAAACAAGCTGACCCTATTTTTTAATCTAAACGTACTCTATTAATGTTTTACCGACAAAAAATGATATAATATCACTAGTCAATCTTTGGAGGTAAGTAGTATGAAACAGCAAGAAATTATTATACAAATAGAAAACTATGTCCGAAGTCTTCATCAAGGTGATAGTAGTGGGCATGATTGGTATCATATTGACCGAGTTAGAAACTTAGCTGTCCATATTGCGCGAAAAGAAAATGCAAATCAATTTATTGTAGAGTGTGCTGCATTAGTACATGATGTGATTGATGATAAATTACATGACAATCTTGAAGCACAAAAAGCCCAGTTAGAATCTTTTCTAAATGAACGATTAAATAGTAAAGATGTAAATGAAATAATGTACATAGTTGAAAATATTTCGTATAAAGGTGGAAATGGAGTTATTCCTACATCAATTGAAGGTAAAATTGTCCAAGATGCAGATCGTTTGGATGCAATTGGTGCAATAGGGGTAGCTAGAACTTTTGCGTACGGTGGGAAAAAAAGCAGAAGTATGTTCAACCCTGAATTTAAAATAAGAGAGAACATGACAATCGAAGAATATAGAAGTGATCAAAGTTCATCAATGCATCATTTCTATGAAAAAATACTGAAACTTAAAGATTTAATGAATACAGAGGCAGCGTTAGAGTTAGCCGAAGAAAGACATCAATTTGTAGAAAAATTCATTGGCGAATTTATGAAAGAGTGGAATTTTAAAATATGAAGATTTTAAGTGTAGAAAATTTAATTAAAACGTATGGAGAAAAGAGTTTATTTAATGAAATTTCATTCACCGTAAGTGAAGGGCAAAAAATTGGATTATTAGGTATAAACGGAACAGGTAAATCAAGCTTATTAAAGATCATAGCTGGTGAAGAAGCTGCAGATGATGGCAAAATCACTACTCCAAAGGATTATGTAATCAGTTATTTGCCACAGCATGAAGATTTTGATAAAAAACAAACGATTCTTGAAGCAGTTTTTGAGAGCGAAGACAAAGTAATGGTTTTAGTAAAATCTTATGAGAAAACATTACAAGCTCTTCAAGTAGATCCAGCAAACCAAGGATTACAAAATGAGTTATTAAAATTACAAGCTGATATGGATTCATTAAATGGGTGGGATCTTGAAGCTAATGCTAAAACTATTTTAACTAAGTTAGGTTTATCAAATTTAAACTTAGATGTAACTCTACTTTCTGGTGGTCAGAAAAAAAGGGTAGCTTTAGCAAAAGCATTAATACATCCGTGTGATTTATTAATTTTAGATGAGCCTACGAACCATTTGGACTATGAATGTATAGTATTTTTACAAGAGTACATAAAAAGACTTCAAAATGCAGTACTATTCGTAACACATGATCGTTATTTCTTAGATGAAGTTACTACTGCATTATTAGAACTATCAAATGGGAATATTTATCGATACGAAGGTAACTATCAGTATTATATTGAACAAAGAGCTTCTCGAGAAGAGCAAGAAGCAGCTACAAATGAAAAAAGAAACAACTTATTTAGACGAGAATTAGCTTGGATGCGTAGAGGTGCTAAAGCCCGAACGACAAAGCAAAAAGCTCGTATTCAGCGTTTTGAAGATCTTTCAGGTAAATTGAATAACCAAGAAAAAGTTGAAATGGAAATGAATTTTCAACAAACTCGTTTAGGAAAAAAAGTTGTTGAGTTTAAAGATGTAAGTAAAGCATTTAATGAAAAGAAAATTTTAGATAATTTTAATTTACTTTTACTTCAAACTGATCGAATTGGCATTATTGGTGAAAATGGAGCTGGTAAGACAACTTTGTTAAAAATGCTAGTTGGAGATGAACAAGTTGATTCAGGCGAAATTGAAGTTGGGCAAACAGTTAAAGTAGCGTACTATACACAAATACAAGAAATAATGAATCCAACTATGAGAATGATTGATTATATTAAGGAAGAAGCAGAAATCATCCATACACCAGATGGAAAAACAATTTCAGCTTCTCAAATGCTTGAAACATTCTTATTCCCAACTCAATCACACGGAGTTCAATTAGGTAAACTTTCAGGCGGTGAGAAAAGAAGACTCTACTTATTAAAGCTATTAATGACTGCTCCAAACTTACTATTACTAGATGAGCCAACAAATGATTTAGATATTGATACTTTAACGGTTTTAGAGGATTATATTGAGAATTTTAGTGGCGTAGTCGTGACTGTATCACATGATCGTTATTTCTTAGATAAAGTTACAAATAAATTATTAATCTTTGAAGGTGAAGGAAAAGTATCATCTACTTTAGAAAGTTATACAGAATATTTAGAACGTCAATCAGTCGAAAAGCGTGAAGTCGAGTTAGAAAAAGTAGCGGTTGAAAAACCTGTATATCAAAAAGAGCAAAAGAAAAAACGATTAACTTATCAAGAGCAAAAAGAATGGGAAAGTATTGAGTCAGATATCGAGAAGCTAGAGAATGAAATTGAAAAACTAAATGAAGACTTACAAGCAGTCGGCTCTGATTTTGATGAAGCTTTTAAGCTTTCTAAACAGATTGAAGACAAAGAAGGATTATTAGAGGAAAAAATGGAACGTTGGTCAGTTTTAAGTGACCTTGTTGAAAGTTTAAAGTAAAGTATTAATTTTGAGTATTTAGCAATAAATCCGGCCAAATATTAAATATCTATTTAGCATATATTGAATTCTTTAACTGAAAAGGGTATTGAAAATACTATTTTCCTTTTTTTACGAACGTACAAATATTTTGTATTGTAGAAAAAAATAAAGGAGATGGTAATAATGATCAATAATGTTGTATTAGTAGGTAGATTAACGAAAGAACCGGTTTTACAAACAACAGCGAATGGTAGAAAAACAACTTTTATTAATATTGCTACAAATGTTTATTCAGACTATCTGAAAAAAACAAGAACGAATTATGTATCAGTAAAATTATGGGGTCCTATTGCCGAATATGCTACTAAAAAAGCAAAAAAAGGTATGGAAGTCTCAATTGAAGGAATTATTAAAACGTCAAGTTATGTAAAGGAATCTGAAAGACCTATTTATGTGACTGAAATCATAGTTGAGAAATTTCACCTTTTTACTCGTCAATCTGAAGAGTTAACTCACAATGTAGCGGAATCAAATGCAAATGATTTTGAGCAATTCGTGAAAGCATTACAATAGTGAGTTTCTCCTCTTTTTGATAAAATGAATTAAATAACAAGAAGAGGAGTTAAAAATGAAGATTAAATCGATTGAACCAACACCAAGTCCTAATACAATGAAAGTACTATTAGATGAAGAATTGCCATCTGGCAGTAGAAATCACTATTCTATTGATAATATAGAGAAAGTACCTGAAATTATTAAACAAATATTAGGGATAGACGGAATTAAAAGTGTATACCATGTAGCTGATTTTATTGCTATTGATCGTAAGTCAAATGCAAATTGGCAAAGTATTTTACTACAAGTACGCAATGTATTTGGAGAAGATGTAAATGATGTAGCAACTGATGAACCTGTTATTGATAATCATTTTGGTGAAGTTCAAGTATTTGTTCAAATGTATCATAACATCCCAATGCAGTTAAAATTAATTGTTAATGGTGAAGAACAAAGAGCGGCTTTACCGTCGTACTATAAAGAAGCAATTATGAAGCTAACAACGGCTGCATCCAACGTAGTATTTGAAAGGCAGTGGATTGATTATGGAATTCGCTACGGTGAATTGTCTACCATCGAGAAAGAAATTATCGATGAATTAACTGCTACTCATTCTGAAAATGATATCAAAAATATTGTAAACGAAGTTATGACAAACGATGCTACAATTTCTGAGAAAAAAGATGCTCCTAAATTTGAACCATTTACTGCAGATATTTTTGAAGAAAAAGATTGGAAAAAAAGATATGCTAGATTTGTAAAGATCGATCCGACAATTGAAGATTTGCCTTTACTAAAAATAGCATTAAAAGATGAGCATGTTTCAATAAGAAGATTAGCAACAGCTTATTTAGGTATGTTAAAATCTAAATTAGTGTTACCTTATTTATATGAGGCATTAAAGGATAAAGCAGTAGGTGTAAGAAGAATTGCTGGAGATTGTTTATCTGACATCGGTTATGAAGAAGCTATGCCTGCTATGATTGAAGCGTTAAATGACTCAAGTAAATTAGTCAGATGGCGTGCGGCAATGTTTCTTTTTGAATTAGGTGATGAAAGTGCAATTCCAGCATTAAGAGCTGCATTAGACGACCCAGAATTCGAAGTGAAGTTACAAGTTCAACTAGCATTACATCGAATTGAAAATGGTGAGGAAGCATTAGGTTCAGTTTGGAAACAAATGACTGAACGTATGAAATCAGAAAATGAAAAAGGAGAAACAAAACAATGAATGCATACGATGAGTACATGAAAGGTATTGTAAAACCAATGAGAGAAGAATTAACTTCAAATGGTTTTACAGAATTAACAACAGGGGAAGAAGTAG from Arthrobacter citreus encodes the following:
- a CDS encoding DEAD/DEAH box helicase, translated to MEHFQLLEQTILKIKANNITKWTAVQEESIPAILEGNDVIAQSPTGTGKTLAYVLPLINKIDEKEENPQVVIMAPTRELVMQIFQVVQDYTQNTNIKTASIVGGADVKRQIEKLKQKPKIIVGSPGRISQLIKQKKLKMHCVKTIVFDEVDELIKTDDQKDLPQIVKATMKDRQLLFLSATITPGAMKFAKETSSNLKEISIEQSLEGNIIHGYIPCEEREKLELLRRIGSVQNMKALVFSNEPFKLEGYASKLNFRGVKTAVLHSKLGKMERSRVLKDLQTGKITLLFSTDVAARGIDLQDLPYVITLDVPEKVEQYTHRSGRVGRMGKQGTVINLTTPREKKHLFTLRGTQKLYFEQLMVSHGEVQKYVMKENSTDEKRTKPTSNPTKKADSSKKKPVKKFKK
- a CDS encoding MBL fold metallo-hydrolase, with amino-acid sequence MQDLGFNTYLIDLYDLSFPERTGCYVILDEDITIIETSATPSHEHLVAGLKELQISFDKIKNVIVTHIHLDHSGGAGVLMEKCPNATLYVHPKGARHLEDPTKLIASAKQVYGEDFDRFFNPILPIKSSQIYQVADGEELVIGNNRKLTFLFTPGHANHHISIFDSTSKFMYTGDTLGIYYPQLQQEIGTFILPSTSPNQFSYEATLDSSRKIQAFKPEAICFGHYGLTRDTKFVYESLKVYLDRFIDLTTSTIEENKDKPFYVKSRILSDSLFKEVKQDLQNKNINESHPVFQIIKLDLEVSAMGLVLAMDGNA
- a CDS encoding glutathione peroxidase; this translates as MGIYDFQVKDSKGETVSLSDYKDQVIIVVNTASACGYTPQYKDLQALYEEYKEQGLVILGFPCNQFMNQEPGSNEEIQSFCELNYGVSFPVFGKIEVNGDKADPLFKYLSSEAPGIMGLKSIKWNFTKFIIDKNGKVIERFAPQTNPQELRPTLEKLLKA
- a CDS encoding HD domain-containing protein — encoded protein: MKQQEIIIQIENYVRSLHQGDSSGHDWYHIDRVRNLAVHIARKENANQFIVECAALVHDVIDDKLHDNLEAQKAQLESFLNERLNSKDVNEIMYIVENISYKGGNGVIPTSIEGKIVQDADRLDAIGAIGVARTFAYGGKKSRSMFNPEFKIRENMTIEEYRSDQSSSMHHFYEKILKLKDLMNTEAALELAEERHQFVEKFIGEFMKEWNFKI
- a CDS encoding ABC-F family ATP-binding cassette domain-containing protein; this translates as MKILSVENLIKTYGEKSLFNEISFTVSEGQKIGLLGINGTGKSSLLKIIAGEEAADDGKITTPKDYVISYLPQHEDFDKKQTILEAVFESEDKVMVLVKSYEKTLQALQVDPANQGLQNELLKLQADMDSLNGWDLEANAKTILTKLGLSNLNLDVTLLSGGQKKRVALAKALIHPCDLLILDEPTNHLDYECIVFLQEYIKRLQNAVLFVTHDRYFLDEVTTALLELSNGNIYRYEGNYQYYIEQRASREEQEAATNEKRNNLFRRELAWMRRGAKARTTKQKARIQRFEDLSGKLNNQEKVEMEMNFQQTRLGKKVVEFKDVSKAFNEKKILDNFNLLLLQTDRIGIIGENGAGKTTLLKMLVGDEQVDSGEIEVGQTVKVAYYTQIQEIMNPTMRMIDYIKEEAEIIHTPDGKTISASQMLETFLFPTQSHGVQLGKLSGGEKRRLYLLKLLMTAPNLLLLDEPTNDLDIDTLTVLEDYIENFSGVVVTVSHDRYFLDKVTNKLLIFEGEGKVSSTLESYTEYLERQSVEKREVELEKVAVEKPVYQKEQKKKRLTYQEQKEWESIESDIEKLENEIEKLNEDLQAVGSDFDEAFKLSKQIEDKEGLLEEKMERWSVLSDLVESLK
- a CDS encoding single-stranded DNA-binding protein, giving the protein MINNVVLVGRLTKEPVLQTTANGRKTTFINIATNVYSDYLKKTRTNYVSVKLWGPIAEYATKKAKKGMEVSIEGIIKTSSYVKESERPIYVTEIIVEKFHLFTRQSEELTHNVAESNANDFEQFVKALQ